The nucleotide sequence TCACATTCGGACTGAGCTTACTGCGTTAACCAGCACGCGAATATGAGGTTGAAAGTTCACGGAACTCATAAACAGGTTTTGAAAGTTGTTTCCTCTTGACAGGCAGGTCATCCATATGAGGGAGGATCTTCGACCCTCCCTTAGGGAACCCGCCCAGCATGGGGACTTTGTCCCCCTGCACCCCCTTGCGGGGAGTGCAGGGATTGTGCTTCTGACACAGAGCGTTCTTACACATGTTTGATAATAGAAATGTTTATCTGATTAAAGAAGTCGCTGCGTCTTTACCCAAGGTCTGGAGCTACCCTCTCAACCCCTGACAGGGCCTAGTGCAGCTGAAATGGTTTTAAGATCTGCCCCCGTCACAAAACGATCATTATCTGATCATCACAAAATGATGATCACACATAAATGTTTTCAATTTTAAACTAAAAATAGGCATGGTTGATGTCTTTATCATTTTTGGCACGTCCTCTGCTAAATTATGTCAGGTTGAATTTTTGGAGAAAAAGAATTAAACTTTACTTAGAACAGGCAGAAATAATGAGAATAAAGTTAACTTTATCGACTTTGATTCCAGCATCCATCCCCATTAATTATAATTACTTCATCACTGCCATGATTTACAGGTTCCTGGCCGCATCCTCGCAGGAATTTTCCGCTTTTTTGCATGATTACGGCTACAGGTTGTCCGGTAGCCGGAAGGGATTCAAGCTTTTCACCTATTCCATGCTCCGTGGGCACCACACGATTACAGGCGCTCTGATTTCTTTTACAGGTCCGGTCACGCTCCTGCTGTCTTCGCCGGTGATGCCATTCGTCCAGCATCTGGTAAACGGCCTGTTCAGCAGAGGCGCAAACCTGGAAATCGGACCTTCGACCGGCAGGGGGCGATTCAGGATCGAGTCTGTGGAAACGCTTGAAAACCCGAAATTCACCCGGAAAATGAAGTTCGTCTGTTTATCCCCCGCTACTGTTAGCGTCAGTGGAGACAATGGCCTTCCCCATTACCTGCGGCCCTGGGAAGAAGGATTTTCAGACGCCATCAAGCATAATCTGATGCGGAAATACGAGCTCGTGCACGGAAAAAAGCTGAGGGACAGCGCATTTGAAGTCAGAATCGACAATGACTATATGAATCGACATGCCGGAAAAGTCATGAAGACCATTGCCTTCAAAAAAGCTAAAATCGCAGGCTATTTCGCTCCATTTACAGTCACTGGAAGTCCGAAGCTGCTGGAACTCGGCTATGAAGCCGGCTTCGGCGAAAAGGGCAGCATGGGTTTCGGAATGGTGGAGGCAGTTCGATGAATGTGCCGTTGCTAAGAGAGGTACGCCGGTCGTGTCTTGCCTTATACCTTGCCGGGAGTTATAATTTAATTAGTGACTTGCTCCCCGTCGGATCAGCTTTCGGGCCCCCGGCGGGGTTTTGCTCAATCACGAATTCCAACCATTTCTGTTTGTTGTCCAAGATGTTTTATGACATGCTTTAAATCTGGGACAGAGTTTTTTTATGGAGGTAAATGATGGTTAAAGATGCGGGAGAAAAGATTGGTCTTTTTAATTCACGCCTGGATATGTTGTTTGAAAATGTAGCCAAATGGCTGGATGAAGTGGGAATAAAGTGGAAAGTTTATGAGAGGACAAACCACGAGAACCAAAGCGGGCCATATGATACAAAGGAACTCCGCATTTTCGACGCTGACAATCAGGAAATGGCACGTTTAGAACCGTATGGCATCTGGCTCATAGGTGCTTCTGGCCGTGTCGATCTTGTGAGTGTCATGGGAAGGGAAATGTTTGTATATCTTAAACCTAACGGTGCCAAGCTCGAAAGAACAATCTCTGACGGCAAAGGTATTATAGACAAAACAGAATGGCCACTCACTGAAGAGACTGTTGAAGGATGGTATTGGATAGACAATCCACAACGTCGAAAACACCCTCCTCTTGACAAAGATCTGTTCATCGATCTGCTGGAGAATGCCAAATGAGCCAACCGGATATTGATAAAATATACATGCATTACACTATTTTACGAGACAGCCTTAAAGTTACAGGTAGGGGTTATAAATCCCCAGCTCAGAGTCGGTTGTTAAAAGGAACAATTTTCGAAGTGCAAACGGATGGAGAGTATAATACAAATTCGTTAGAAACACGAAATGAGCTTGACGATCTGATTATCTTATCCATGTTTTCTGTATTTGAAACATGGATGCATGACCTGGTCTTAAACCAGATGGGAGTTTTAAAAACGATTTTACCAGCAGATTTCGGTGCCAGGCTGTATGAATATGTGGAAAAGGAAATTGAATGGTGGAAAAATAAAGATGTGATTCATTTTTTCAAATGCATGACCCCCGGTACAAATTCCAAAATGCTTCAAATCAAAGATTACCGGGATTGGGTTGCGCACGGCAAGAAAATTGGCAAGAAACCGATCAATACTGACCCTGAAACAGTATATACGGCGATTTCCTCTTTCATTTCTGAAACTGATCTGGCATTGAGACATCCGAATCCGCAGCACCACTCTCACCCGTAAAGATGAGTTAAATAGGAAAAGGGAGAATCGGAATGAATGAATTAAAATGGACTGGGAATCCGTTTGTGGATACGGAAAGGAAATAAACCATGCTTGATACAGTTCTTCAGATAGGCAAGGCTTTTCGAGAATCGCCGGACGGATTGAAACATCACCGCTATGTAGTTCCGTGCCCACAAGATACGGATAAACAGAAAATTTTAAGGCTGTCCATACCTGTAGTTTTCAATGGTGACAAATGTGTTTTTGATTTTGACAATGTAAAAGAAATTACGGATGAAAATATTATCAGAGACAAGTTGTTTTATCTGAAGTATAAAACCTCGGATTCGGATGGTCTTGTAAAGTATGTATTTGGTGACATTTTTTATTCTACCTCTATAAAAAAGGGATTGCAGGAAGAAGGCGGCTATTACAGGATGGCGGATCTGGATAACAAGTCTAAAGGATATCGAGTTTCTTCTTTTTACAGAGGAAATGAAGATTGTAAGGAAATTGAAAATATTTTTATCAAACAATACGGGAATATCAAAGCAAAATCGATGGTATCGTCTTTTCACATCTCTTTAGAAGAGAGTATCGATTATATCGAGCGAATGTTACGCTACCATGGTGGTATTGCAGATTTTTTGCAGGATAAAATTAACTCTCCTATCACATTCAGTAAATTTCTTTTTTCAGAAGATAATTTAATATTTTATGCTTCAAAATTTGTTTATAAAAACTTCAGCGGAAATAAAGGTTCGAAAAAATTGTTTAAGCAGGTATTGGATAATGAGAACCCTCAATGGGATCAAATAGAAAAAGACCCGATTTCTCAGTTGAGACTCGCGAATTTCTTATCAGGTGATATTTTTATCCACTTCGATTTTAACGGAAAACACTGGTATGAATTCGATCACGAATTTATTTCCATCAATACTAAGCTTCTGGAG is from Candidatus Wallbacteria bacterium and encodes:
- the cas6 gene encoding CRISPR-associated endoribonuclease Cas6, with product MRIKLTLSTLIPASIPINYNYFITAMIYRFLAASSQEFSAFLHDYGYRLSGSRKGFKLFTYSMLRGHHTITGALISFTGPVTLLLSSPVMPFVQHLVNGLFSRGANLEIGPSTGRGRFRIESVETLENPKFTRKMKFVCLSPATVSVSGDNGLPHYLRPWEEGFSDAIKHNLMRKYELVHGKKLRDSAFEVRIDNDYMNRHAGKVMKTIAFKKAKIAGYFAPFTVTGSPKLLELGYEAGFGEKGSMGFGMVEAVR